From a single Cydia amplana chromosome 10, ilCydAmpl1.1, whole genome shotgun sequence genomic region:
- the LOC134651736 gene encoding uncharacterized protein LOC134651736: MRYLGIVLDGRWSFTEHFARKAPKLLAAAGALGGLLPNTGGPGSTCRRLYQGVVRSMALYGAPIWAESLNARNVALLRRPQRVIATRAIRAYRTVSFEAATLLAGSPPWDLEAGVLAAVYWQVAEERAAGNRPLPEEIKLWREEAKDDLLRRWDERLEAPSASREVVGAVRPVLRDWLKRDFGPMTYHLTQVLTGHGCFGRYLWRVARREDTAVCKHCDRGEEDTAHHTRAVCPAWDEPRSEMAAVLGADLSLPAIASAMVRNRGTWEAVVAFCDAVMSLKEAAEREREDDPLSLPIRRKRTGRRRAAYDRRLPP, encoded by the coding sequence ATGCGGTACCTAGGCATTGTCCTCGACGGTCGGTGGAGCTTCACTGAGCACTTTGCGCGGAAGGCGCCAAAATTGCTGGCCGCAGCCGGAGCACTCGGGGGACTGCTCCCGAACACCGGGGGACCGGGCAGCACATGCCGCCGCCTTTATCAGGGTGTTGTGCGCTCCATGGCACTCTATGGGGCCCCAATATGGGCAGAATCCCTGAACGCTCGGAACGTGGCCCTGTTGCGCAGACCCCAACGGGTTATAGCCACAAGAGCAATACGAGCGTACAGGACGGTCTCCTTTGAGGCGGCGACGTTGCTGGCCGGCAGCCCACCATGGGACCTGGAGGCTGGGGTCCTGGCGGCGGTATACTGGCAAGTTGCGGAAGAGCGGGCGGCGGGAAATCGTCCACTTCCGGAGGAGATCAAGCTTTGGAGGGAGGAGGCCAAGGATGACCTTCTCCGGAGGTGGGATGAAAGGCTAGAAGCCCCGAGCGCAAGCCGCGAGGTGGTGGGCGCAGTACGCCCAGTCCTTAGGGACTGGTTGAAGCGCGACTTCGGGCCAATGACGTACCACTTGACACAGGTACTTACTGGGCACGGTTGCTTTGGTAGGTACCTGTGGCGAGTGGCACGACGAGAGGACACAGCGGTGTGCAAGCACTGTGACAGAGGTGAGGAGGACACGGCGCATCACACCCGCGCCGTATGCCCTGCGTGGGATGAACCGAGATCGGAGATGGCTGCGGTTCTTGGAGCAGACCTATCGCTGCCGGCAATAGCCAGTGCGATGGTCCGCAACAGAGGCACCTGGGAGGCGGTCGTCGCGTTCTGCGACGCTGTCATGTCCCTAAAGGAGGCGGCGGAGAGAGAGCGAGAGGACGATCCCCTCTCGCTCCCTATCCGCCGAAAAAGGACCGGGCGGAGGCGGGCCGCGTATGACCGCCGCTTGCCGCCCTAA